ggaaaagagaagagtGCTGGCTCACTTCTGGTTCCGGAGCTAATTGGACAGCCAGTCCAGTCCCTCATAGAGCCCGTCCCCACTGGTGGCACAGGTGGCCTGAATGTGCCAGATCCTATGGCGCAGGGAGTGCAGGCGCAGCTTGTCCGTGATCTCGGCCGCGTTCATGGCATTGGGGAGGTCCTGCTTGTTAGCAAACACCAGCAAGACTGCATCCCTGAGCTCATCTTTGGCCAACATCCTCATGACCTCTTCACGGGCCTCGTTCACACGCTCTCTGTCATTACTGTCAACCACACAGATCAGACCTTGTGTGTTCTGGAAGTAGTGGCGCCACAGAGGCCGGATCTTGTCCTGGCCACCTACATCACACACAGTGAAGCTGATGTTCTTGTACTCCACAGTTTCCACATTGAAGCCGATAGTAGGAATAGTGGTCACAATT
This window of the Suncus etruscus isolate mSunEtr1 chromosome 14, mSunEtr1.pri.cur, whole genome shotgun sequence genome carries:
- the LOC126027109 gene encoding ADP-ribosylation factor 1-like yields the protein MGNIFANLFKGLFSKKEMCILMVGLDAAGKTTILYKLKLSEIVTTIPTIGFNVETVEYKNISFTVCDVGGQDKIRPLWRHYFQNTQGLICVVDSNDRERVNEAREEVMRMLAKDELRDAVLLVFANKQDLPNAMNAAEITDKLRLHSLRHRIWHIQATCATSGDGLYEGLDWLSN